The Cydia splendana chromosome Z, ilCydSple1.2, whole genome shotgun sequence genome window below encodes:
- the LOC134804216 gene encoding succinate--CoA ligase [GDP-forming] subunit beta, mitochondrial — protein MAAMKNTKNIKLFTFLASKCNPQVSTRRFLNLQEYHSKDLLRKHQVSVQDFRIIDTKLDPKPLGDFKADEYVVKAQILAGGRGKGHFDNGFKGGVHLTKNPKDIMGLAKNMLGHKLITKQTPKEGIKVEKVMVAESVNIKRETYLSIIMDRSFNGAALVASPAGGMDIEAVAEKTPHLVKTVPIDIYEGITDNVANEIAGFLEFKGDLKKKCAEEIKKMWQLFTKVDATQLEINPLVETDDGRVVAVDAKINFDDNAQFRQQEIFALDDDSESDPREKEAAALNLTYIDMDGSIGCMVNGAGLAMATMDLIALSGGQPANFLDLGGGVGQAQVSAALRILESDPKVKVVFVNVLAGIVNCATVANGIVAACKANPPKHPIVIRLQGTNSNAAKKILEESGLPLHMINDADEAAQTAVRLAKSK, from the exons ATGGCTGCGATGAAAAACACCAAGAATATTAAACTTTTCACTTTTCTGGCGTCGAAATGTAATCCACAAGTGAGCACGAGAAGATTCTTGAACCTGCAAGAGTACCACAGCAAAGATTTATTAAGAAAGCATCAGGTATCAGTTCAGGACTTCCGTATTATTGATACCAAACTAGATCCTAAACCGCTCGGCGACTTTAAAGCTGATGAGTACGTGGTGAAGGCTCAGATCCTAGCCGGCGGGAGGGGCAAAGGTCATTTTGATAATGGATTTAAAGGGGGAGTTCATTTGACCAAAAATCCCAAAGATATAATGGGCTTAGCAAAAAATATGTTAGGTCATAAGTTAATAACCAAACAGACGCCAAAGGAAGGCATAAAAGTCGAAAAAGTCATGGTGGCCGAGAGTGTAAACATCAAACGCGAGACATACTTGAGCATTATAATGGATAGGAGTTTTAATGGTGCAGCTTTGGTGGCATCGCCAGCAGGTGGCATGGATATAGAGGCTGTGGCTGAGAAAACGCCCCATTTAGTTAAGACTGTGCCTATTGACATATACGAGGGAATTACTGATAATGTGGCAAATGAGATTGCAGGTTTCTTAGAGTTCAAAGGTGATCTGAAGAAGAAATGTGCTGAggagataaaaaaaatgtggcAATTATTCACAAAG GTGGATGCAACCCAACTTGAAATAAACCCTTTAGTGGAGACAGATGATGGACGAGTAGTTGCTGTGGATGCTAAGATCAACTTTGATGACAATGCTCAATTCAGGCAGCAAGAGATATTTGCTTTGGATGATGATTCGGAATCAGATCCTAGAGAG AAAGAAGCAGCTGCTCTCAACCTGACATATATAGACATGGACGGAAGCATTGGGTGCATGGTAAACGGAGCTGGACTGGCCATGGCCACTATGGACCTGATTGCACTGAGTGGTGGCCAGCCTGCTAATTTCTTAGACCTTGGAGGAGGTGTGGGTCAAGCTCAGGTCTCGGCAGCATTGAGGATTTTGGAGTCAGACCCAAAAGTGAAAGTTGTATTTGTCAATGTTCTTGCTG GCATTGTGAACTGTGCTACAGTTGCTAATGGAATTGTGGCAGCTTGCAAAGCAAACCCACCAAAGCATCCCATAGTCATCAGGCTGCAAGGCACAAACTCAAACGCGGCTAAGAAAATCCTTGAGGAGTCCGGCTTGCCCCTACACATGATAAATGATGCAGACGAAGCTGCCCAAACCGCAGTGAGATTAGCTAagtctaagtaa
- the LOC134804548 gene encoding small ribosomal subunit protein uS7, protein MADENWVDDGMDAGSVAVDNAPLPQAADIPEIKLFGRWSCYDVQVSDMSLQDYISVKEKYAKYLPHSAGRYAHKRFRKAQCPIVERLTNSLMMHGRNNGKKLMAVRIVKHAFEIIHLLTGENPLQVLVTAIINSGPREDSTRIGRAGTVRRQAVDVSPLRRVNQAIWLLCTGAREAAFRNIKTIAECVADELINAAKGSSNSYAIKKKDELERVAKSNR, encoded by the coding sequence ATGGCTGATGAAAACTGGGTTGATGACGGCATGGACGCAGGCAGCGTGGCCGTCGACAATGCGCCCCTGCCCCAAGCGGCCGATATTCCCGAAATTAAGCTTTTTGGGCGATGGAGCTGCTACGATGTCCAGGTTTCGGACATGTCCCTGCAAGATTACATCTCCGTGAAGGAGAAATACGCCAAGTATTTACCACACTCAGCTGGCAGGTACGCACACAAGCGTTTCCGCAAAGCTCAATGCCCCATCGTGGAGCGTCTGACGAACTCTCTGATGATGCATGGTCGCAACAACGGCAAGAAGCTGATGGCCGTAAGAATCGTGAAGCACGCATTCGAAATCATCCACTTGCTAACTGGTGAGAACCCCCTGCAAGTCCTTGTGACGGCCATCATCAACTCCGGACCCCGCGAAGACTCCACCAGAATCGGTCGCGCCGGTACCGTGCGTCGTCAGGCCGTGGACGTGTCGCCGCTGCGTCGCGTCAACCAGGCTATCTGGCTGCTGTGCACGGGAGCCCGCGAGGCCGCCTTCAGAAACATCAAGACGATCGCGGAGTGCGTCGCCGATGAGCTCATCAACGCCGCCAAGGGTTCCTCCAACTCTTACGCTATCAAGAAGAAGGACGAGCTGGAGCGTGTCGCTAAATCCAACCGTTAA
- the LOC134805057 gene encoding mitochondrial-processing peptidase subunit alpha, protein MSHVAEVKVLVSRLFSMKNGLFKSGVRSFSQDVDKSAQALAKNSVTLLPPLSDPMPNLPPVIYSTGKAEDCVTEVTTLSNGLRVASEKKFGQFCTAGVVIDSGPRYEVAYPNGICHFLEKLSFGATHKFATRDVMLRELERHGGICDCQGSRDTTVYATSADSRGLEAVTQVLAEVTLRPRLSTEEIEAARQAVAFELETLAMRPEQETILMDMIHSAAYKGNTLGLPKICPKENVNKIDRGIILNYLKNHYTPNRMVVAAVGVDHEPFVEFVQKYFVDMKPTWHGEDSDKFTPLVDKSVAQYTGGMEQEECEIPLYPGSDLPELSHVVIGLESCSHGDPDFVTTCVLNMMMGGGGSFSAGGPGKGMYTRLYTNVLNRYHWMFNATAYNHAYGDTGVFCVHSASPPTRIYDTAVVIARELANMAGKVGETELRRAKTQLQSMLLMNLEARPVVFEDVGRQVLATGKRKPPSFFIDEIEKVTADDIVRVARRMLSGRPSVAARGRLAHLPSFDEICANMTLTTDSSPQGRRLNLFRA, encoded by the exons ATGTCACATGTAGCCGAAGTTAAAGTTCTTGTTTCTAGGTTattttctatgaaaaatgg GCTTTTCAAATCTGGTGTAAGAAGTTTTAGTCAAGATGTGGACAAATCAGCTCAAGCCCTGGCTAAGAACAGTGTTACACTACTCCCACCACTGTCGGATCCTATGCCAAACCTCCCACCTGTAATATATTCCACCGGAAAAGCAGAGGATTGTGTAACTGAGGTGACCACCCTCAGCAATGGACTTAGAGTTGCATCAGAGAAAAAGTTTGGCCAGTTTTGTACTGCGGGTG tGGTTATTGATTCCGGGCCACGATATGAAGTTGCTTACCCAAATGGCATTTGTCACTTTCTGGAAAAGTTAagttttggt GCAACACATAAATTTGCAACCCGTGATGTGATGCTGCGAGAGTTAGAGAGGCATGGCGGCATTTGTGATTGCCAAGGGTCTCGTGACACTACAGTATATGCAACTAGCGCTGATTCTAGAGGTCTTGAGGCTGTTACACAA GTGTTAGCAGAGGTGACATTAAGGCCACGGCTGTCTACTGAAGAGATTGAAGCTGCCAGACAAGCAGTAGCATTTGAATTAGAAACTCTTGCTATGAGGCCGGAGCAAGAAACTATACTTATGGACATGATACATTCG GCCGCATATAAGGGCAACACACTTGGTCTACCAAAGATCTGCCCCAAGgagaatgtaaacaaaatagACCGTGGCATTATACTGAATTATTTGAAGAACCACTACACGCCAAATCGGATGGTAGTTGCGGCTGTTGGT GTCGACCATGAGCCGTTCGTAGAGTTTGTACAGAAGTATTTTGTGGACATGAAGCCCACGTGGCATGGCGAGGACAGCGACAAGTTCACGCCACTAGTCGACAAGTCCGTGGCTCAGTATACTGGCGGTATGGAACAG GAGGAATGTGAAATACCACTGTACCCTGGATCAGACTTACCAGAGCTATCTCATGTTGTTATTGGATTAGAAA GTTGCTCGCATGGAGACCCAGACTTCGTGACGACGTGCGTGCTGAACATGATGATGGGCGGCGGCGGCTCCTTCTCCGCCGGCGGCCCTGGCAAGGGCATGTACACACGCCTCTATACCAACGTGCTTAATAG ATATCATTGGATGTTCAACGCGACGGCGTACAACCACGCGTACGGCGACACCGGCGTGTTCTGCGTCCATTCGGCGTCGCCGCCCACGCGCATCTACGACACCGCCGTCGTCATCGCGCGCGAGCTCGCCAACATGGCCGGCAAGGTCGGCGAGACGGAGCTGAGG CGAGCCAAGACCCAGTTGCAGTCAATGCTGCTGATGAACCTTGAGGCCAGGCCGGTGGTGTTCGAGGACGTCGGCCGGCAAGTGCTCGCCACCGGCAAGAGGAAGCCGCCCTCCTTCTTTATCGATGAAATTG AAAAAGTGACAGCCGACGACATCGTGCGCGTGGCTCGACGCATGCTGAGCGGGCGGCCGTCGGTGGCGGCGCGCGGGCGGCTCGCGCACCTGCCCTCCTTCGACGAGATCTGCGCCAACATGACGCTCACCACCGACTCCTCGCCTCAGGGCCGGAGGCTCAACCTCTTCCGAGCTTGA